A section of the Veillonella criceti genome encodes:
- a CDS encoding TPM domain-containing protein, producing the protein MSCNVNRVSEGLGYDKIRQSTRILWLVLMLLSLLINVVYAEIPAKPPTGQYVVDQAKVLSQQEIQTLNAIGTQFDKSGKGQLAVVVVPTFGEQAPADYALTVLRGWGVGHGNKNDGFVMAVATEDKRVYLSVGYGLEGDLNDAKVGQLLDTYALPYFRDGKYGSGIVATVWQTVQIVYPDISKEMKGVVKEGNRRPANSDELSDEEVMYIGGGVILFLILDFFFFGGAITRFLLAHISIGGGRGGGGFGGGSGGRGGGFGGGSGGGGGAGRGW; encoded by the coding sequence ATGTCTTGTAACGTAAATAGGGTGAGCGAGGGTCTAGGTTATGATAAGATTCGCCAAAGCACTCGAATACTTTGGTTAGTATTGATGTTACTTAGTTTGCTAATCAATGTAGTATATGCTGAGATTCCAGCGAAACCACCAACGGGGCAATATGTAGTTGATCAGGCAAAGGTGCTGTCACAGCAAGAGATTCAAACTTTAAATGCCATAGGCACTCAATTTGATAAATCGGGGAAAGGGCAATTAGCAGTCGTTGTTGTACCTACTTTTGGGGAGCAAGCGCCAGCTGATTATGCATTAACTGTTTTACGCGGATGGGGTGTTGGCCATGGCAATAAAAATGATGGTTTTGTGATGGCTGTAGCTACGGAGGATAAACGTGTTTATTTATCCGTTGGCTATGGTTTAGAAGGCGATTTGAATGATGCTAAAGTAGGCCAGCTGTTGGATACGTATGCTCTACCCTATTTTAGAGACGGGAAATATGGTAGTGGCATAGTTGCTACGGTTTGGCAAACGGTTCAAATTGTGTATCCCGATATAAGTAAGGAAATGAAAGGTGTCGTGAAAGAGGGGAATCGGCGTCCAGCTAATTCTGATGAACTTTCCGATGAAGAAGTGATGTACATTGGTGGCGGTGTAATTCTCTTTCTTATTCTTGACTTTTTCTTCTTCGGTGGCGCCATTACACGCTTTTTGTTGGCTCATATTTCGATTGGTGGAGGTCGCGGAGGCGGTGGTTTTGGCGGCGGATCTGGCGGTCGAGGTGGAGGCTTTGGTGGTGGCTCCGGTGGTGGTGGAGGTGCTGGTCGAGGTTGGTAA
- a CDS encoding fumarate hydratase, protein MRVLQTEALIPVIEKLCIKACCELNDNVMDAFRKALETEESPIGKQSLEIIVENGEFAKKEQLPCCHDTGVAVVLLECGQEVCWEGMPLEDAVNEGVRRGYTNGYLRKSVVADPLNRENTNDNTPAMLHVEIVPGNQVKVTVMPKGGGSENMGAFKVLLPGEGKEGVKQFLLETVAKVGGNPCPPYIIGIGVGGTMDTCAWMAKKALLRPIGERNSNPYYAELEEEFLEAVNKSGIGPIGMGGTVTALDVHIDYHGVHITALPVAINFQCNAARQASEVI, encoded by the coding sequence ATGAGAGTATTACAGACAGAAGCCTTAATTCCTGTCATTGAAAAATTATGTATTAAAGCATGTTGTGAATTGAATGATAATGTAATGGATGCTTTTCGCAAAGCGTTAGAAACTGAAGAATCCCCCATTGGAAAACAGTCATTAGAAATTATTGTTGAAAATGGTGAATTTGCTAAAAAAGAACAATTGCCATGTTGTCACGATACAGGTGTAGCTGTTGTGCTATTAGAATGTGGTCAGGAAGTATGTTGGGAAGGTATGCCATTAGAAGACGCTGTTAATGAAGGGGTAAGACGTGGTTATACTAATGGATATTTACGTAAATCGGTAGTAGCAGACCCATTAAATCGTGAAAACACCAATGATAATACACCGGCCATGTTACATGTTGAAATTGTGCCAGGCAATCAAGTAAAAGTAACCGTTATGCCTAAAGGGGGCGGTAGTGAAAATATGGGTGCTTTTAAAGTGTTGCTACCTGGTGAAGGTAAAGAAGGGGTTAAACAATTCTTACTTGAAACCGTAGCTAAAGTAGGCGGTAATCCTTGCCCACCATATATTATTGGCATAGGTGTAGGTGGTACTATGGATACTTGTGCTTGGATGGCTAAGAAAGCATTGCTTCGTCCTATTGGTGAACGTAACTCGAATCCATATTATGCTGAATTAGAGGAAGAATTCTTGGAAGCTGTTAATAAATCAGGCATTGGGCCTATTGGTATGGGCGGTACTGTAACTGCGTTAGATGTACATATTGATTACCATGGTGTGCATATTACAGCACTACCAGTAGCTATTAATTTCCAATGTAATGCAGCACGTCAAGCAAGTGAAGTTATTTAG
- a CDS encoding rubredoxin — MNEKYVCTVCGYVYDEAAEGVKFADLPADWECPTCGVPKDKFERM, encoded by the coding sequence ATGAACGAAAAATATGTATGTACTGTATGTGGCTATGTGTATGATGAAGCGGCTGAAGGGGTAAAATTTGCTGATTTACCAGCTGATTGGGAATGCCCGACTTGTGGTGTACCTAAAGATAAGTTTGAAAGAATGTAA
- a CDS encoding FAD-dependent oxidoreductase: protein MNGQLSFFAKPDPITDIKAVKEYDIVVIGAGSPGIPCAFKAAELGAKVAIVQKLKSAMAGGNFGAGLILEESNPYDVQRLVTLLEAAADHRAKRGLIDMWAQHSGEAVRCTIELAKEAGAQVKDVGTSVHEPLLKRHGLQLTFTTCVFGPKPYNTGQGMKAICTLAKQKGVDIYYGTPAEQLVQDETGRVTGVIAKSTDGYMQLNAKKAVVVATGDYANNDEMMHYYLPDMDNLGRKRFGYDGDGHKMIAWAGGRMENVGHTKMAHDMDSGPASMMDSPYLRVKLNGKRFCDESVGMELMNCYLTSKGDQGHYCQIFDSNYIEQAKSMGYGYEDFESIKKWMPEEDVEHTGVVPGLIATFKADTLEELAEKLKIKDVKTFVATVQRYNEMAAKGQDLEFGVAKELLCPVIKAPFYGTHRRIRFTVSCSGMVVNERSQVLDTEDKPIEGLYAAGNVAGNFYGSTDYPLDVFGLNLGHNYTQGYVIAKEIMGDL from the coding sequence ATGAATGGGCAATTATCATTTTTTGCTAAGCCTGATCCGATTACAGATATCAAGGCTGTTAAAGAGTATGATATTGTCGTAATTGGAGCCGGGTCTCCAGGTATTCCTTGTGCGTTTAAGGCGGCTGAATTAGGGGCTAAGGTAGCGATTGTACAAAAGTTGAAATCAGCTATGGCTGGTGGTAATTTTGGTGCAGGGCTTATTTTAGAAGAAAGTAATCCTTATGATGTACAACGTTTAGTGACACTATTAGAAGCGGCTGCTGATCATCGTGCTAAGCGTGGTTTAATCGACATGTGGGCACAGCATTCAGGGGAAGCGGTACGTTGTACGATTGAATTGGCTAAAGAAGCAGGGGCACAAGTAAAAGACGTAGGTACGTCAGTCCATGAACCTTTATTGAAACGCCATGGTTTGCAGTTGACCTTTACAACTTGTGTATTTGGGCCTAAACCCTATAATACAGGCCAAGGTATGAAAGCTATTTGTACGTTAGCCAAGCAAAAAGGTGTAGACATTTATTATGGCACACCGGCTGAACAGTTAGTGCAAGATGAAACGGGGCGTGTTACAGGAGTCATTGCAAAATCAACAGACGGATATATGCAATTGAATGCGAAAAAAGCCGTTGTAGTGGCTACTGGTGATTATGCGAATAATGATGAAATGATGCATTATTATTTGCCTGATATGGATAATTTAGGACGTAAGCGTTTTGGCTATGATGGTGATGGTCACAAGATGATTGCTTGGGCTGGCGGTCGTATGGAAAATGTGGGTCATACGAAGATGGCTCATGATATGGACTCTGGACCGGCTTCTATGATGGATTCTCCATATTTGCGGGTGAAACTTAATGGTAAGCGGTTCTGTGATGAATCTGTCGGTATGGAATTGATGAATTGTTATTTAACTAGCAAGGGAGATCAGGGCCATTATTGTCAAATTTTTGACAGCAACTATATAGAACAGGCTAAAAGTATGGGCTATGGCTATGAAGATTTTGAGTCGATTAAGAAATGGATGCCTGAAGAAGATGTGGAACATACAGGCGTTGTGCCCGGCTTAATTGCTACTTTTAAAGCAGATACCCTAGAAGAATTAGCAGAAAAACTTAAAATTAAAGATGTTAAAACCTTTGTGGCTACCGTACAACGATACAATGAAATGGCGGCCAAAGGACAAGATTTAGAATTTGGTGTTGCTAAGGAATTATTGTGTCCAGTCATTAAAGCACCGTTCTACGGTACGCATCGTCGTATTCGTTTTACCGTTTCCTGTTCGGGGATGGTCGTCAATGAACGCTCTCAAGTATTAGATACTGAAGATAAGCCGATTGAAGGGCTCTATGCAGCTGGTAATGTAGCTGGTAACTTCTATGGGAGTACTGACTATCCACTGGATGTGTTTGGCTTAAATCTAGGCCATAATTATACTCAAGGCTATGTGATTGCCAAGGAAATTATGGGTGATTTATAA
- a CDS encoding MBL fold metallo-hydrolase codes for MKLKKIGASLLAAAVLTTWGFTASADSSYEHIRNATGKLTYNDTTILIDPFFAAKNSHPGFEGSFNETQRMPLVDLPMSIDEILKDVDAVVVTHTHLDHWDDVAAQSIDKNIPIYVQHTDDQRLIQKQGFKDVRVLSESATFGGVTMTHRNGSHGTEEMYENKALGANLGEAMGVVFSMPNEKTVYLVGDTVWTAEVTKSINKYNPDVMIMNTGYAKVLGYEDSIIMGTEDVGKAANLAPNAKILTVHMDTVNHTATSRKDMKKYVDGMKLNDQVVIPEDGETVNL; via the coding sequence ATGAAATTAAAAAAAATAGGCGCCTCTTTATTAGCCGCTGCGGTTTTAACAACTTGGGGATTTACTGCATCCGCAGATAGTTCATATGAACATATTCGGAATGCAACGGGGAAATTAACATACAATGATACAACGATTTTAATTGACCCATTTTTTGCAGCTAAAAATAGTCACCCTGGCTTTGAAGGCAGTTTTAATGAAACTCAGAGAATGCCGTTAGTAGATTTACCAATGTCTATTGATGAAATTTTAAAAGATGTAGATGCTGTTGTTGTAACACATACACATTTAGATCATTGGGATGACGTGGCGGCACAAAGTATAGATAAAAATATACCTATTTATGTTCAGCATACAGATGATCAAAGATTAATTCAGAAGCAAGGTTTTAAAGATGTGCGCGTACTTAGTGAAAGTGCTACTTTTGGTGGTGTAACTATGACTCATCGCAATGGTTCCCATGGTACTGAAGAAATGTATGAAAATAAAGCACTGGGGGCTAATCTTGGTGAAGCGATGGGTGTCGTATTTTCTATGCCAAATGAAAAAACAGTATACTTAGTGGGGGATACTGTTTGGACAGCAGAAGTAACAAAATCTATTAATAAATATAATCCAGATGTGATGATCATGAACACTGGTTATGCCAAAGTGTTAGGATATGAAGATAGTATCATTATGGGCACTGAAGATGTAGGTAAAGCGGCTAACTTAGCACCAAATGCTAAAATTTTGACTGTACATATGGATACAGTTAATCATACAGCTACTAGTCGTAAGGATATGAAAAAATATGTAGATGGTATGAAATTAAACGACCAAGTTGTCATTCCCGAAGATGGTGAAACAGTCAATCTATAA
- a CDS encoding LysR family transcriptional regulator translates to MELKQLEFFISVAELGNMTKAAQQHYVSQPNITVAIKKLEDELGVALFKREYKKMTLTEKGHLFYNSIKQTLAQLQNAVDEIKDEQHKLSGTVTIGIPPMISAYLFTPLLEHFRQEYPQWELNVLVEGSAGVSERVLAEEADLGIVIIDNISPKLETVPLFKSEHKLCIPSEHPFHSLSQVPFALLKEESLILMKIDSVHRKNVLSHCEACGFLPKIVLSSNQIETNIDSVSKGVGLSFLLDIAKLNRNDVKLISMDPPLTVTIGLVWRKNKYLSYAMKDLINFIKHISFTQH, encoded by the coding sequence ATGGAGCTAAAACAATTAGAATTTTTTATTTCAGTAGCTGAATTGGGTAATATGACTAAAGCAGCCCAACAACATTATGTATCACAACCTAATATCACCGTGGCTATAAAAAAATTAGAAGACGAATTAGGCGTTGCATTATTTAAACGGGAATATAAAAAAATGACCTTAACAGAAAAAGGTCATCTGTTTTACAACTCTATAAAGCAAACACTAGCACAACTACAAAATGCCGTAGACGAAATCAAAGATGAACAACATAAGCTCTCTGGTACTGTTACCATTGGAATCCCGCCTATGATTAGTGCCTACCTATTTACACCTTTACTCGAACATTTTAGACAAGAATATCCGCAATGGGAGCTCAATGTCCTAGTAGAAGGCTCAGCCGGTGTATCTGAACGAGTGCTAGCCGAAGAAGCTGATTTAGGCATTGTCATTATCGATAACATATCCCCTAAGCTAGAAACTGTGCCCCTCTTTAAAAGTGAACATAAATTGTGTATCCCCAGCGAACACCCCTTTCATTCCCTTTCGCAAGTTCCTTTTGCCCTACTAAAAGAAGAATCCCTCATCTTAATGAAAATAGATTCTGTTCACCGCAAAAATGTACTCTCTCACTGTGAAGCCTGCGGCTTTTTGCCCAAAATTGTACTATCCTCCAACCAAATAGAAACTAACATTGATTCTGTATCTAAAGGAGTGGGATTATCCTTTCTACTAGATATTGCTAAGTTAAATAGAAATGATGTGAAATTAATTTCTATGGATCCACCCTTAACAGTTACCATCGGTTTAGTTTGGCGTAAAAATAAATATCTGTCCTATGCTATGAAAGATTTAATTAATTTTATTAAACATATTTCCTTTACACAACACTAA
- a CDS encoding TetR/AcrR family transcriptional regulator has protein sequence MNQKPMSRKEYTRHQIKEGLLYALTQDSFDTLTISKVSQLAGITRATFYLHYANLTETLSDLLDDAISAAGPTDNHQNNLLIINQTLQAASTIEELRQAYDSIFHKLPLCQRVSADTKYIPLFKDTTLSEYIIHNLYYKEQSVQVQNIATQLNIPTAIATSIFLFCVHGLYAINQQYNWQRSDDWLKAQKALFQFMTKGLTSLKNFTF, from the coding sequence ATGAACCAAAAACCCATGAGCCGCAAAGAATATACACGCCACCAGATTAAAGAAGGCCTGCTTTATGCTTTAACACAAGACTCATTTGATACATTAACCATTTCTAAAGTGAGTCAATTAGCTGGCATAACACGAGCCACATTTTATTTGCACTACGCCAATTTAACAGAAACGCTTTCAGATTTGCTAGATGATGCCATTTCAGCAGCAGGCCCTACTGACAATCACCAAAACAATCTATTAATTATTAATCAAACGTTACAAGCGGCCAGCACTATAGAAGAGTTACGTCAAGCCTATGATTCTATTTTTCATAAATTACCATTGTGTCAAAGAGTTTCAGCTGATACCAAATATATTCCTCTTTTTAAAGATACAACCTTAAGTGAATATATTATTCATAATTTGTACTATAAAGAGCAATCTGTCCAAGTACAAAACATAGCTACACAACTTAATATACCAACAGCTATTGCTACCTCTATATTCCTATTTTGTGTCCACGGCTTATACGCAATCAATCAACAATATAATTGGCAACGAAGTGATGACTGGCTAAAAGCACAAAAAGCACTATTTCAGTTTATGACAAAGGGCCTAACTAGTTTAAAAAACTTTACATTTTAG
- a CDS encoding LemA family protein, with translation MKKTWLIVIAVIAVMAVWLVSGYNGLVQMDETTNNQLAQVQTQLQRRNDLIPNLVNTVKGYASHEQEAIKAVSDARAKLGGARSVEEMSQADGELSNALSRLLMITENYPNLKADQNFRALQDELAGTENRIAVARKDYNDVVRGYNAKVRTFPTSIYAGMFGFQQKAYFQADESAQAAPTVSF, from the coding sequence ATGAAAAAGACATGGCTTATTGTGATTGCAGTTATTGCGGTCATGGCAGTGTGGTTGGTAAGTGGCTATAATGGTTTGGTACAAATGGATGAAACAACGAATAATCAGTTGGCTCAAGTTCAGACCCAATTGCAACGTCGTAATGATTTAATTCCAAACTTAGTAAATACGGTAAAAGGTTATGCATCTCATGAACAAGAGGCTATTAAAGCGGTATCCGATGCACGTGCTAAATTAGGTGGTGCCCGCTCTGTGGAAGAAATGTCCCAGGCTGATGGCGAATTATCGAATGCGTTAAGTCGTTTGCTTATGATTACAGAAAACTATCCAAATTTAAAAGCAGATCAAAACTTTAGAGCCTTGCAAGATGAATTAGCAGGTACTGAAAACCGAATTGCTGTAGCTCGTAAGGATTATAATGACGTAGTTCGTGGTTATAATGCGAAAGTACGTACATTCCCAACATCGATTTATGCAGGTATGTTTGGGTTCCAACAAAAAGCTTATTTCCAAGCTGATGAAAGTGCACAGGCTGCGCCTACCGTATCTTTCTAA
- a CDS encoding FumA C-terminus/TtdB family hydratase beta subunit, whose translation MERDVQLPLTKEFVKQLKVGDVLYLSGYVYTCRDAAHKRIKDLLDAGEQSPLDWTNQLVYYAGPCPPQPGQVFNSNGPTTAARMDPFVEMMFQLGVVAFLGKGDRAPYVADLCKQYGGVSLLGVGGASAINAARVKSAEIVLYPELGTESIKKLYFDRYRVIVGIDTEGNVLQKQEVPKYKRD comes from the coding sequence ATGGAACGGGACGTACAATTACCATTAACTAAAGAATTTGTGAAACAATTAAAAGTAGGCGATGTTTTATATCTATCCGGCTATGTATATACTTGTCGTGATGCAGCTCATAAACGAATTAAAGATTTGTTAGATGCAGGGGAACAATCACCATTAGATTGGACCAATCAATTAGTATATTATGCTGGTCCATGTCCACCTCAGCCAGGTCAAGTATTTAATTCAAATGGTCCTACGACCGCTGCACGTATGGATCCTTTTGTGGAAATGATGTTTCAATTAGGCGTTGTTGCCTTTTTGGGCAAAGGTGACCGAGCTCCTTATGTAGCTGATTTGTGTAAACAATATGGTGGCGTATCCTTATTAGGTGTTGGTGGTGCGTCAGCTATTAATGCAGCTCGTGTTAAATCTGCTGAGATTGTACTGTATCCTGAGTTAGGGACTGAGTCGATTAAAAAATTATATTTTGATCGTTACCGCGTTATTGTGGGTATTGATACAGAAGGGAATGTATTGCAGAAGCAAGAAGTACCTAAATATAAACGGGATTAG
- a CDS encoding pyridoxamine 5'-phosphate oxidase family protein, whose product MLPEKFFEVLKYEGVVSITTWSDNEAHVTNTWNSYLKVKEDVLLIPAAGMTSTEADIQNNNRVIVTLGAREVEGFNGYQGTGFRLEGTANFIADGPIYDEMYADFPFLKRVLAINIESAKQLL is encoded by the coding sequence ATGTTACCTGAGAAATTTTTTGAAGTTTTAAAATATGAAGGTGTAGTATCCATTACAACTTGGAGCGATAATGAAGCCCATGTAACCAACACCTGGAACTCCTACTTAAAAGTCAAGGAAGACGTATTACTCATTCCTGCAGCTGGCATGACATCCACTGAAGCTGACATTCAAAACAATAATCGAGTTATTGTTACTTTAGGAGCACGCGAAGTTGAAGGCTTCAACGGCTATCAAGGAACAGGATTCCGCCTTGAAGGTACCGCTAATTTTATAGCTGATGGTCCTATTTATGATGAAATGTATGCTGACTTTCCTTTCTTGAAACGCGTATTAGCCATAAATATCGAATCTGCTAAACAACTTTTATAA
- a CDS encoding anion permease encodes MNNRSKTIASWIVPIIVGVGIAVLPVPEGLTTQAWYLLAIFLSTIIGFILQPLPIGAIAFISITITQLANILKPSQALAGFGNSSIWLIVAAFLFAKSFIKTGLGRRIAFWLITKMGTSTLKLAYTIILSDLIISPATPSNAARAGGILFPIVRGLASAFDSEPDKNPRRVGAFLMQAEYQGNTITSAMFMTSMAGNPLAILLASQALGINMSWGTWALAAIVPGLIALAVVPYYLYKVYPPELKKTPEAQALAQRELVDMGPMSSAEKLVAIIFIGALLLWSTSNITGIHATVVALLGVSSMLITKILTWQDVLDEKGAWDTLIWMGTLVGLAGQLAKTGIIDWMSVHISSALVGVSWLATLTILLLIYFYIHYGFASLTAHITALYSAFITIAVAAGAPVYLAVLVFAFASNLCMSLTHYAAAPAPIYFGAGYVSQSMWWKLGFQVSVINIIIWFGIGSAWWHMLGLW; translated from the coding sequence ATGAACAATAGGAGTAAAACAATAGCGTCTTGGATAGTTCCTATCATAGTAGGGGTAGGAATTGCTGTTTTGCCAGTACCAGAAGGGCTCACGACGCAGGCTTGGTATTTGCTAGCGATATTTTTAAGTACCATTATTGGCTTTATATTGCAGCCATTACCTATAGGGGCTATTGCATTTATTAGTATTACCATTACTCAATTAGCAAATATTCTAAAACCGAGCCAAGCGTTAGCTGGTTTTGGTAATAGTAGTATTTGGTTAATTGTAGCGGCATTTTTATTTGCCAAAAGTTTTATAAAAACTGGGTTAGGGCGACGTATTGCATTTTGGTTAATTACTAAAATGGGAACAAGTACGTTAAAGTTAGCTTATACTATTATTTTAAGCGATTTAATTATTAGTCCGGCTACACCTTCCAATGCAGCACGTGCTGGAGGTATTTTATTTCCTATCGTTAGGGGGTTAGCTTCAGCTTTTGATTCTGAACCAGATAAGAATCCACGGCGTGTAGGGGCCTTTTTGATGCAAGCAGAGTATCAAGGCAATACGATAACATCAGCTATGTTTATGACCTCTATGGCCGGTAATCCATTGGCTATCTTATTAGCTAGCCAAGCATTAGGTATTAATATGTCCTGGGGGACTTGGGCTTTGGCCGCTATAGTACCGGGGCTGATTGCTTTAGCCGTAGTGCCATATTATTTGTATAAGGTGTATCCACCAGAGTTGAAAAAAACGCCAGAAGCACAAGCATTAGCACAGCGAGAATTAGTGGATATGGGCCCGATGAGTTCTGCTGAAAAATTGGTAGCTATTATTTTTATAGGCGCTTTATTATTATGGAGTACTTCGAATATTACGGGTATTCATGCGACTGTAGTGGCCCTATTAGGCGTATCGAGTATGTTGATTACGAAGATATTGACATGGCAAGACGTATTAGATGAAAAAGGTGCTTGGGATACGTTGATTTGGATGGGCACTTTAGTAGGCTTAGCTGGTCAACTTGCTAAGACGGGTATCATTGATTGGATGTCAGTTCATATCAGTAGTGCTTTAGTTGGTGTATCTTGGTTAGCTACTTTGACTATTTTATTGCTTATCTATTTTTATATTCATTATGGTTTTGCAAGTTTGACCGCTCACATTACCGCCCTGTATTCCGCTTTTATTACGATTGCTGTGGCAGCTGGAGCACCCGTGTATTTGGCTGTGTTAGTATTTGCCTTTGCTTCTAACTTGTGTATGTCATTAACACACTATGCAGCAGCTCCGGCACCAATTTACTTTGGCGCTGGCTACGTATCGCAGTCGATGTGGTGGAAGTTAGGTTTTCAAGTATCTGTTATTAATATAATAATTTGGTTTGGCATAGGTTCCGCTTGGTGGCATATGTTAGGCTTATGGTAA